The following nucleotide sequence is from Pedobacter sp. PACM 27299.
GGATGATGTCCTTTACACCTAACTTTCTTAAGGACGCTATCTTTTGAGAAAAATAATCCACCAGATCCAGGCCGATATTCGAATAACCGGTTTGCTGCTGCATATTTTGCGGAGTGCCGCGCATGTGCATCAGAATATAAGGAACTTGTAAATCAGCTGCGGTTTGGAACATGGCCTCATCCAGTTCTCCTCCGGATATGTCATTGATCAGATGTGCTCCGGCCTCTATACTTTCCTTTGCTACTTTCGCGCGGAACGTATCAATGGAGAGCCAGGCTTCAGGGAATTTTTTACTGATGATTTCTACCATAGGTACCATCCGGCTTAATTCTTCTGCTTCACTAACTTCTGCAGCACCGGGACGAGAAGAATATGCGCCAATGTCTATGAACTTAGCACCCTCATTCAGAAAAGTTTCCGTTCGTCTTAAAGCGTCATCGGCATTGTCAATTCTACTGTTATTGTAAAATGAATCCGGGGTCAAGTTGAGGATTCCCATCACCGTTGGCTTGCTGATATCTACAAGCCTGCCTTGCAGGTTTAGTGTGGTCTTTCGGTTTAAAAATGTATCTTTAGCCATCGTATAAAACAAAAATACGGTATTTAAATAGCTTTAAACTAAATATTTTAATTGTTTTGGCAACAAACACCTCAAAAGAATTCGATTCAGTAATTGCGGTTTGTAAATCGCTTTTTATAAAGAAAACAAAGGACTATGGAACGGCATGGCGCATACTTAGGCCGTCCTCCATTACCGATCAGATTTTCATCAAGGCACAGCGCATCCGTACCCTGGAAGATAAAAAAGTTGCTATGGTAGATGAAGGCGTTATTCCCGAATATATAGGCATCATCAATTATTGCGTGATGGGGATGCTGCAGCTGGAACTGACCGAAAATGATCCTTATGATTTGGATCCTGATCATGTAGAACAGCTTTATGACGAGAAAGTAACCCTCACCAAAGACCTGATGTTCGCTAAGAACCATGATTATGGAGAAGCTTGGAGGGATATGCGTGTGAGTTCTTTAACAGACCTCATCCTAATGAAAATTTTAAGAGTAAAACAAATAGAAGATAATGCCGGTAAAACATTAGCCTCAGAAGGGATCGATGCCAATTATCAGGACATGCTCAACTATTCTGTTTTTGCATTAATTAAACTTGGCCTGAGATAATGAAGAAAATTGCCCTAAATTTTGCCAGAATATTTGTTGGCGTCCTGTTTATATTCTCAGGACTGATCAAAGCGAATGACCCATTGGGCTTCGGTTATAAATTACAGGAATATTTTGAGGTCTTTCACCTGCCTTTTTTAAGTGGGATTGCTACCGGAATTGCCATCTTACTTTGTGTGATGGAAATCGTGCTTGGGGCATTACTGCTTTTCGGCTTCTGGGCTAAAAAGGTGACGGCGGGCTTATTGGTGGTGATCATCTTTTTTACTTTCCTAACTTTCGTTTCCGCATTTTTCAAAGTAGTAACCTCTTGCGGTTGTTTTGGAGACGCCATTCCTTTAACGCCATGGCAGTCTTTCTCTAAAGATTTAGTGCTGCTGGTGTTGATCATTTACCTTTTCCTATATAAGGATTTAATCCGCCCAATTACCAACAACCGGAGTTGGCAAAGCGCTTCTTTGGCTATTGTGTTGTGTGCTTCGCTGTTGTTCAGCCAGTATACTTATAGCAGATTGCCGATTTTGGACTTCCTGCCTTATAAGGTAGGGGCGAGTATTCCTGAATTGATGGCTATCCCTCCTGGAGCTCAGCCTGATGAGTTTCTGATCATGTATAACTTGAGCAATAAGAAAACAAAAGAGAAGAAGGTGATGAGCGACAAGGATTACCTGAAAACGGAAATCTGGAAAGATGAAAACTGGGAAATTGTAGGTACGCCTGAAAAGAAACTGATCAAAAAAGGATATGAGCCGAAAATTAAAGATTTGCTGATCAGTGATGCCTCGGGTACAGATTATACGAAAGAACTGATTGAAAATCCTTACTATAACCTAGTATACGTAGCCTATAACTTGAACGATACAGATGAAGAAGCAATCGCTAAATTAAACGCATTGGCGTTAAATGCTGCGGAACAATTTAACATCAGGACGGTACTGCTGACTTCCAATTCTGCACAGGATGCCCTTGCTTTCAGTAAAAAAATGAAACTGTTTACAGAAGTATTTTATGCGGATGCTGTTCCTTTGAAAAGTATGGTAAGGGCGAATCCAGGTGTATTACTGCTTAAAAACGGAGTTATTGTCAATAAATGGCATTACAATGCAGTGCCTTCTTTTGAAGTGCTTTCAGAAAAATATTTTAGTAAATAACCGATGTTTGCTTATGCCCTCAAGAAGTCTTTCTATGGACTGGCGGTAATGCTGGGGGTGCTGAGCGTGGTCTTTTTATTGTTTAATGTATTACCGGGCGATCCAGCCAGAATGACGATGGGGCAACGCTCCGACGTGCAGTCGCTGGAGGCTGTCCGAAAAGAATTTGGCCTGGATAAATCCAGGCCAGTTCAGTTTTTTCTATACCTCAACGATCTTTCTCCTATTAGTATTCATGAAGACAATGCCGAGAACCACAGCAAATATCACTATGTGAAATTGCTGCACATTGGGAACGAAGTACTGGTTTTAAAGTGGCCTTACCTCCGTAGGTCTTACCAGACTAAACGTGAGGTTACCATGATCTTAAAAGAAACAGTTCCCAATACTTTTGTACTGGCCTTATCGGCAATGATTTTTGCCACTGTAATTGGGGTACTTCTAGGTGTCGTTTCTGCCGTACATAAGGATACCTGGATTGATAAAGCGGCAAATTCATTTGCCATTCTGGGGATTTCTGCTCCTTCTTTTTTTGCAGGAATTATCATCGCCTGGTTGTTTGGCTTCGTCTGGAGCGATTATACCGGCCTGAATATGTCGGGCAGTCTATATAGTTATGATCCTTTTAAAGGGGAAATAATGACCTGGAAAAACCTTTTGCTGCCCATGCTGACGCTAGGCTTGAGGCCATTGGCCATCATCGTACAGCTCACCAGAAGTGCGATGCTTGATGTGCTCGCTCAGGACTATATCAGAACTGCGAAGGCTAAAGGTTTGAGCAGGCATGCGATCATTTACAAACACGCCTTAAAAAATGCTTTAAATCCTGTCATTACTGCGATTTCCGGTTGGTTTGCAGGATTACTGGCAGGTTCTTTTTTTGTAGAATATATTTTTGGATACAATGGCTTAGGGAGGACCACCGTTACTGCGCTGGAAATGTCAGATTTTCCGGTAGTGATGGGCTCAATTCTTTTTATTGCCTTTATATTTGTGGTGATCAACATTCTGGTAGACTTATTATATGCCGCTGTTGACCCCAGAGTTAAACTTGCTGAATAAAAATGAAGATATTTCTGATAGGATTTATGGGTTGTGGTAAAAGTACGCTGGGTAGAAAACTGGCGACTAAGCTAGGGTATGATTTTATTGATCTGGACCATCAGATTGAAAAACTCGTAGGGATGTCTATTGGTGCTTATTTTGCGGCCAATGGGGAATCTGCCTTCAGGATCTTTGAAAGTAAAACACTAAAAGAGTTTAATTACCCAGACAACTGTGTAGTGGCCACAGGTGGGGGAGCACCTTGCTATTTTGACAATATGCAATGGATCAATGACAATGGGTTATCCGTTTATATAGAAATGCCCCCTGCGGCATTAGCGAAAAGATTGGAAAGTGGAAAAGATAAACGCCCTTTACTAAAAGACATGAATGAAGAAGAATTAATTGCTTTCATTGCCAGTAAACTGGAAGAACGTAATCCTTTCTACCAGCAAGCAAGTCAGGTTGTAAATGGCATCAGCCTTACGCCCGATGCTTTAAGAGTATTGGTGCTATCGGACGTTTAAAGACCTTCTAAAGGTCTTCTTTCTCAAATTGTTCTTCGATAAATTTGATGTGGGTTCTGCCATGCGGCGCAGGATTACCATCTTCATCTACATTCACAAATACCATTTTATCAATGGTCAGAATACTTTTCCTGGTGATCTTGTTTCTAACTTCGCAGCGCATCGTTAAAGAGGTATTTCCGAAATCGGTTGCAGTGATGCCCATTTCTATAATGTCGCCCTGTTTTGCTGAGCTGACAAAATTGATTTCTGAGATATATTTAGTGACTACCCTTGGATTGCTGAGCTGTACAATTGCATAAATCGCCGCTTCTTCATCGATCCAGCGGAGCAAGCTACCGCCAAACAAAGTCCCGTTAGGATTTAGATCTTCTGGTTTTACCCATTTTCTAGTGTGAAAATTCATAAGCCTTATTTTATTCAAAATTAATCATTTAAGGCTTAATGAATCTCAGGTCGGTGTAAAGAATCAGTCGGTGTAAATGAATGGTACTTTTACGACCTCGTCTTTTTCTTCATTTGGTAGTCTACGGAGTAAGGACCTGAACCTACCACCCAGAATAGGACCAGCAGCATCAGTACAATGATGGAAAGCCATAATTCTGAATTTAGGAATGAAAATCCTCTGGATAAGTTAACAAATAGTATTGCACATACCAGAATTGGAATCTGGATCACTACGGCAAACCTCGTCAGCAGACCAAGTACAATCAGTAAACCACCTACCAGATGGACAAATCCAATTACATGAACTGCTACGCTTGCCATCATCCCTGAAAAACTAAACACATTATTTTGCAGCAGTAAATCCTGTAAGGCCGCTGTGTTGCTCACAATCGCGATACCCTTACCAAAAATAAGTAAACCTAAAACAATCCGTACCGCATCCAGCCATTTGGCATGGTGCAGGTCTCCCCAGTGTTCAATCCTTTGAATAACAGTCATGATATACCTCCTTGTTTTTGAAAAATGCTACTTGAAGTTAAGGAGAATAATCAAGATTATCAAGGGTTATTTGTTGGTTAATTTGCTGCTGTTCAGTCGCTTATTTGTCCTGTGGATTTGAGATTTCAAGAGCTGAAAGACAAATGATAATTTCTGTTCAAAAACGATGTTTTTACACAAATTCTGTTTGACTAGTGCCTTTGTTTTAGTTAAGTGGTTGTTTTTCAGTGATTAATGAGCCTTAAAATAATTTCCCATGTCACCACTTCGATAGGTTTTGTAGTTTATATTTGCCATGTATGAATTAAAATATAATCCCCTATTATCTTGAGATTCTAATACATTGATCAACGTTCTCATTTTTTTGTTGATTACCCGCTTGCATTTAGGCGTTATTGCAAGAGGGATTTATAAAACGCATTAATAACATTCAATATGTCCCCCCTATATTGAATTATCCCTCTTCATGGCATTCGGTAGGAATGCCATGAAGTTTGTTTTTTCAGTATTTTCTTATTTTGTATCTATATATGATCTCTTAATAAATTTTTTAAAAATAAATATACCCTAATGAAAATCAGCCAATTGATGCTTCAGACTGTGTTTTTGCGGAATTTTACTTCTTATTTTAACTAATAAAATAATTAATTATTGTTATTTTTCCAGAAAATTCAAAGTGATTTTAAATAAATT
It contains:
- the folP gene encoding dihydropteroate synthase, with the protein product MAKDTFLNRKTTLNLQGRLVDISKPTVMGILNLTPDSFYNNSRIDNADDALRRTETFLNEGAKFIDIGAYSSRPGAAEVSEAEELSRMVPMVEIISKKFPEAWLSIDTFRAKVAKESIEAGAHLINDISGGELDEAMFQTAADLQVPYILMHMRGTPQNMQQQTGYSNIGLDLVDYFSQKIASLRKLGVKDIILDPGFGFAKTTDENYQLLNQLEELDIFELPLLVGFSRKSMIYNFLGNDPQEALNGTTILNTIALMKGAGILRVHDVKAAAECIALVEKTRSH
- a CDS encoding DoxX family protein, which produces MTVIQRIEHWGDLHHAKWLDAVRIVLGLLIFGKGIAIVSNTAALQDLLLQNNVFSFSGMMASVAVHVIGFVHLVGGLLIVLGLLTRFAVVIQIPILVCAILFVNLSRGFSFLNSELWLSIIVLMLLVLFWVVGSGPYSVDYQMKKKTRS
- a CDS encoding BT_3928 family protein, with protein sequence MKKIALNFARIFVGVLFIFSGLIKANDPLGFGYKLQEYFEVFHLPFLSGIATGIAILLCVMEIVLGALLLFGFWAKKVTAGLLVVIIFFTFLTFVSAFFKVVTSCGCFGDAIPLTPWQSFSKDLVLLVLIIYLFLYKDLIRPITNNRSWQSASLAIVLCASLLFSQYTYSRLPILDFLPYKVGASIPELMAIPPGAQPDEFLIMYNLSNKKTKEKKVMSDKDYLKTEIWKDENWEIVGTPEKKLIKKGYEPKIKDLLISDASGTDYTKELIENPYYNLVYVAYNLNDTDEEAIAKLNALALNAAEQFNIRTVLLTSNSAQDALAFSKKMKLFTEVFYADAVPLKSMVRANPGVLLLKNGVIVNKWHYNAVPSFEVLSEKYFSK
- a CDS encoding ABC transporter permease, with the translated sequence MFAYALKKSFYGLAVMLGVLSVVFLLFNVLPGDPARMTMGQRSDVQSLEAVRKEFGLDKSRPVQFFLYLNDLSPISIHEDNAENHSKYHYVKLLHIGNEVLVLKWPYLRRSYQTKREVTMILKETVPNTFVLALSAMIFATVIGVLLGVVSAVHKDTWIDKAANSFAILGISAPSFFAGIIIAWLFGFVWSDYTGLNMSGSLYSYDPFKGEIMTWKNLLLPMLTLGLRPLAIIVQLTRSAMLDVLAQDYIRTAKAKGLSRHAIIYKHALKNALNPVITAISGWFAGLLAGSFFVEYIFGYNGLGRTTVTALEMSDFPVVMGSILFIAFIFVVINILVDLLYAAVDPRVKLAE
- a CDS encoding shikimate kinase codes for the protein MKIFLIGFMGCGKSTLGRKLATKLGYDFIDLDHQIEKLVGMSIGAYFAANGESAFRIFESKTLKEFNYPDNCVVATGGGAPCYFDNMQWINDNGLSVYIEMPPAALAKRLESGKDKRPLLKDMNEEELIAFIASKLEERNPFYQQASQVVNGISLTPDALRVLVLSDV
- a CDS encoding acyl-CoA thioesterase, translated to MNFHTRKWVKPEDLNPNGTLFGGSLLRWIDEEAAIYAIVQLSNPRVVTKYISEINFVSSAKQGDIIEMGITATDFGNTSLTMRCEVRNKITRKSILTIDKMVFVNVDEDGNPAPHGRTHIKFIEEQFEKEDL
- a CDS encoding DUF1599 domain-containing protein yields the protein MATNTSKEFDSVIAVCKSLFIKKTKDYGTAWRILRPSSITDQIFIKAQRIRTLEDKKVAMVDEGVIPEYIGIINYCVMGMLQLELTENDPYDLDPDHVEQLYDEKVTLTKDLMFAKNHDYGEAWRDMRVSSLTDLILMKILRVKQIEDNAGKTLASEGIDANYQDMLNYSVFALIKLGLR